In Gossypium raimondii isolate GPD5lz chromosome 12, ASM2569854v1, whole genome shotgun sequence, a single window of DNA contains:
- the LOC105764631 gene encoding F-box/kelch-repeat protein At1g74510-like, giving the protein MKNKREGFWCSHKARISKKIEDLMAKRGVKVLKGDEKKEKREDMWLAQIGQRENHRYASDNSESSLLIHQLGRDISINCLLCCSRSDYGIIATLNTSFHSLIRSGELYKLMRQKGIVQHWVYFSCNLLEWEAFDPTHRRWMHMPKIRANDCFMCSDNESLAVGTELLIFGKEIMYPIVYKYSILTHTWTPGMRMHTPRYLFASASLGEIGIIAGGCDLRGNILSSAELYNSETGKWETIPSMNKARRMCSAVLMEGKFYVIGGIGVENLKIITSGEVYDLKTKTWSEIPNMYPATNEGAVSTKEPFIAEGPPLLAVVNDVLYVADHVLKQVKKYDKEKNLWVIVGRFPKRTASMDGWGITFKACGDQLMVIGGPRVLGAGFVEINSWVPKEGPLEWNLVGRKPSSSFVYNCVVMGC; this is encoded by the coding sequence aTGAAGAACAAAAGGGAAGGTTTCTGGTGCTCTCACAAAGCTAGAATTAGTAAGAAGATAGAAGATCTTATGGCGAAAAGGGGTGTCAAAGTACTCAAAGGTGAcgagaagaaggaaaaaagagagGATATGTGGCTTGCCCAAATTGGCCAACGAGAAAACCACCGCTATGCTTCGGACAATTCAGAATCAAGTTTACTGATCCACCAGCTTGGGCGAGACATCTCGATTAACTGTCTCCTTTGTTGCTCAAGGTCTGATTATGGCATCATTGCAACTTTGAATACGAGTTTCCACTCTCTTATACGGAGTGGTGAGCTGTACAAGTTGATGCGACAAAAGGGAATTGTTCAACATTGGGTTTACTTCTCCTGCAACCTTCTGGAGTGGGAGGCTTTTGATCCAACCCATCGTCGATGGATGCATATGCCTAAAATTAGGGCCAATGACTGTTTCATGTGTTCTGATAATGAGTCATTGGCTGTTGGGACCGAACTTCtgatttttggaaaagaaataatgtACCCTATTGTTTATAAATATAGCATTTTGACGCACACATGGACACCCGGGATGAGGATGCATACACCCAGGTACTTGTTTGCATCTGCTAGTCTGGGTGAAATCGGAATTATAGCTGGTGGTTGTGATTTGCGTGGAAATATTTTGAGTTCAGCCGAGCTTTATAATTCTGAAACTGGCAAGTGGGAGACCATTCCAAGCATGAATAAGGCCAGAAGAATGTGTTCTGCGGTGTTGATGGAAGGGAAGTTTTATGTTATTGGTGGCATTGGGGTTGAGAATTTGAAGATAATAACATCCGGAGAGGTGTATGATTTGAAGACCAAGACTTGGAGTGAGATACCTAACATGTACCCTGCAACAAACGAGGGGGCTGTATCAACAAAAGAACCTTTTATAGCCGAGGGACCTCCTCTATTGGCAGTTGTGAATGATGTGTTATATGTAGCTGATCATGTATTGAAGCAAGTGAAGAAATATGACAAGGAGAAGAACTTGTGGGTAATAGTAGGGCGATTCCCTAAGCGTACTGCCTCAATGGATGGGTGGGGGATAACATTTAAGGCATGCGGAGATCAACTAATGGTTATTGGAGGACCTAGGGTTTTAGGTGCAGGGTTTGTTGAGATCAACTCTTGGGTCCCGAAGGAGGGTCCACTAGAATGGAACTTGGTTGGCAGAAAGCCCTCTAGCAGTTTTGTGTATAACTGTGTCGTCATGGGATGCTGA
- the LOC105764633 gene encoding F-box/kelch-repeat protein SKIP11-like — protein sequence MWLAQIGQRENHRYAWDNLESSLLIHQLGRDISINCLLRCSRSDYGIIATLNTGFHSLIRSGELYKLRRQMGIVEHWVYFSCNLLEWEAFDPIHRRWMHMPKMQAYECFILGEIGIIAGGCDLRGNILSSAELYNSETGRWETIPSMNKARRMCSAVFMEGKFYVIGGIGVESLKTITSVEVYDLKTKTWSEIPNMYPAPNEGAGLIEELLTAEAPPLVAVVNDVLYVADHVLKQVKKDDKEKNLWVTVGPFPERTTSMNGWGIAFRACGDQLMVIGGPRVLGAGFVEINSWVPNEGPLEWNLVARKPSSNFVYNCAVMGC from the exons ATGTGGCTTGCCCAAATTGGCCAACGAGAAAACCACCGCTATGCTTGGGACAATTTAGAATCAAGTTTACTGATCCACCAGCTTGGGCGAGACATCTCGATTAACTGTCTCCTCCGTTGCTCAAGGTCTGATTATGGCATCATTGCAACTTTGAATACAGGTTTCCACTCTCTTATACGGAGTGGTGAGTTGTACAAATTGAGGCGACAAATGGGAATTGTTGAACATTGGGTTTACTTCTCCTGCAACCTTTTGGAGTGGGAGGCTTTTGATCCAATCCATCGTCGATGGATGCATATGCCTAAAATGCAGGCCTATGAATGTTTCAT CCTGGGTGAAATCGGAATTATAGCTGGTGGTTGTGATCTGCGTGGAAATATTTTGAGTTCAGCAGAGCTTTATAATTCTGAAACTGGCAGATGGGAGACTATTCCAAGCATGAATAAGGCTAGAAGAATGTGTTCTGCGGTGTTCATGGAGGGGAAGTTTTATGTTATTGGTGGCATTGGGGTTGAGAGTTTGAAGACAATAACATCCGTAGAGGTGTATGATTTGAAGACCAAGACTTGGAGTGAGATACCTAACATGTACCCTGCACCAAACGAGGGGGCTGGACTAATAGAAGAACTTCTTACAGCTGAGGCACCTCCTCTAGTGGCAGTTGTGAATGATGTGTTGTATGTAGCTGATCATGTACTAAAGCAAGTGAAGAAAGATGACAAGGAGAAGAACTTGTGGGTAACTGTAGGGCCATTCCCTGAGCGTACAACCTCAATGAATGGGTGGGGGATAGCATTTAGGGCATGCGGGGATCAGCTAATGGTTATTGGAGGACCTAGGGTTTTAGGTGCAGGGTTTGTTGAGATTAACTCTTGGGTCCCAAATGAGGGTCCACTAGAATGGAACTTGGTCGCCAGAAAGCCCTCTAGCAATTTTGTGTATAACTGTGCCGTCATGGGATGCTGA